A part of Dermacentor variabilis isolate Ectoservices chromosome 10, ASM5094787v1, whole genome shotgun sequence genomic DNA contains:
- the LOC142560379 gene encoding uncharacterized protein LOC142560379: MASGVPGSSKDQPPAKSSTLKRSDSSTSTKSILRVHKGSAKPVLQVPPDAAVKWNEENVKKTLHPKDKDYGMMKVAEPKTPYSYDMTKEQSAVDAQVLAQRIEICRNETLKAARIQREDEEYMTEAQKEHQHEFEKKRKMHYNEFQAAREARERMKKEEEQDEDEEAQTKPNQAVAKAAEPAKKK, encoded by the exons ATGGCAAGCGGCGTGCCCGGCTCGTCCAAGGACCAGCCGCCCGCAAAGAGCTCGACCCTCAAGAGGAGCGACTCGAGTACCAGCACCAAGAGCATCCTTCGGGTCCACAAGGGCAGCGCGAAGCC GGTCCTTCAGGTGCCTCCGGACGCGGCTGTCAAGTGGAACGAGGAAAACGTCAAGAAGACGCTCCACCCAAAAGACAAGGACTACGGTATGATGAAGGTGGCCGAACCCAAGACGCCCTACAGCTACGATATGACCAAAGAACAAAGTGCCGTCGACGCCCAGGTATTGGCGCAAAG AATAGAAATCTGCCGCAACGAGACGCTGAAAGCGGCCCGCATCCAGCGTGAGGACGAGGAGTATATGACGGAGGCTCAGAAAG AGCACCAGCACGAGTTCGAGAAGAAGCGCAAGATGCACTACAACGAGTTCCAGGCCGCCAGGGAAGCGCGGGAGCGAATGAAGAAGGAAGAGGAACAGGATGAGGACGAGGAGgcccaaaccaaaccaaaccaggCGGTGGCGAAGGCTGCGGAGCCAGCCAAAAAGAAGTGA